One region of Oxalobacteraceae sp. CFBP 8761 genomic DNA includes:
- the flgM gene encoding flagellar biosynthesis anti-sigma factor FlgM yields MKISGTSSSAITTVTPGAGAVSVPVQTEAPAAPAAALQSAVLQPAADALSAMPDFDAVRVAELREALARGELPFDAGRLAGLIQKFHTGR; encoded by the coding sequence ATGAAAATCTCCGGCACATCGTCGTCCGCCATCACCACCGTGACGCCTGGCGCCGGTGCGGTCTCGGTACCGGTCCAGACCGAAGCACCGGCAGCACCGGCCGCCGCCTTGCAGTCGGCAGTGCTGCAGCCGGCCGCCGATGCGCTCAGCGCCATGCCGGACTTCGACGCCGTGCGCGTGGCCGAGCTGCGCGAAGCGCTCGCACGCGGCGAGCTGCCGTTCGATGCGGGGCGCCTGGCCGGCCTGATTCAAAAATTTCACACGGGACGCTGA
- a CDS encoding OmpA family protein, protein MSKTNDKHESTIVKRGGGKHQHDEHGGAWKVAFADFCLALMALFLVLWLIASREQQNLKAIISEATESGMLEGQGQKPAIASEPSGSLIERFPVPHTGNGGPGNPGSGGDANAPKVGYETQADLSALSKALTELSAEAGLAPNLATVVTPYGLRVMLHDTDKQGMFMRGSALPTGRFARLLQKMGPLFAQMRNQMLIVGHTDASRYAGMDRGAYSNWALSTDRALSARAQLLTGGMRTDTVLQVVGMADRGPLHPEQPLDGKNRRIELLILTGAQSRAVAGMFGAPATGAPAARTLVGNAGTGATVSLPDAVALDTLRGQLPTSP, encoded by the coding sequence GTGTCGAAAACGAACGACAAGCACGAATCGACCATCGTCAAGCGCGGTGGCGGCAAGCACCAGCATGACGAGCATGGCGGCGCCTGGAAAGTCGCGTTCGCCGACTTCTGCCTGGCGCTGATGGCCCTGTTCCTGGTGCTGTGGCTGATCGCGTCGCGCGAGCAGCAGAATCTGAAAGCCATCATCAGCGAAGCAACCGAGAGCGGCATGCTCGAAGGCCAGGGCCAGAAGCCGGCCATCGCCAGCGAACCCAGCGGCAGCCTGATCGAACGCTTCCCGGTACCGCACACCGGCAATGGCGGCCCCGGCAATCCTGGCAGCGGGGGCGATGCGAACGCACCGAAGGTCGGCTATGAAACGCAGGCCGACCTGTCCGCGCTGTCCAAAGCACTCACCGAGCTGTCGGCCGAAGCAGGCCTGGCGCCGAACCTGGCCACCGTGGTCACGCCCTACGGCTTGCGCGTGATGCTGCACGATACCGACAAGCAGGGCATGTTCATGCGCGGCAGCGCGCTGCCGACCGGGCGCTTTGCGCGCCTGTTGCAAAAAATGGGGCCGCTGTTCGCGCAGATGCGCAACCAGATGCTGATCGTCGGCCATACCGACGCCAGCCGCTACGCCGGCATGGACCGCGGCGCCTATTCGAACTGGGCGCTGTCGACCGACCGCGCGCTGTCGGCGCGGGCCCAGCTGCTCACCGGCGGCATGCGCACCGACACCGTGCTGCAGGTGGTGGGCATGGCCGACCGCGGCCCGCTGCATCCCGAACAGCCGCTCGACGGCAAGAACCGCCGCATCGAACTCTTGATTTTGACGGGCGCGCAGTCGCGCGCGGTGGCCGGCATGTTCGGCGCACCGGCCACCGGCGCACCCGCAGCCAGGACACTGGTCGGCAACGCCGGTACGGGCGCGACCGTCAGCCTGCCCGACGCGGTGGCACTGGACACACTGCGCGGCCAGCTGCCGACATCGCCATGA
- the fliS gene encoding flagellar export chaperone FliS, with translation MSYQEAYGSYHAVNLDAQTTRASPVDLVLLLTDGLLDELARARAHIVARRYEQKANSINKCVEIINGLASSLDFDGGGDTVANLARIYDFCAGRLHTAGIKLDPDMVDEVTRILSTIRQGWKGVQERNG, from the coding sequence ATGTCCTATCAAGAAGCCTACGGCAGTTACCACGCAGTGAACCTCGACGCGCAGACCACGCGCGCCTCGCCGGTCGACCTGGTGCTGCTGCTCACCGACGGCCTGCTCGACGAACTGGCGCGCGCCCGCGCGCACATCGTCGCCCGCCGCTACGAACAGAAGGCAAACAGCATCAACAAGTGCGTCGAGATCATCAATGGCCTGGCCAGCTCGCTCGACTTCGACGGCGGCGGCGACACGGTCGCCAACCTGGCACGCATCTACGATTTCTGCGCGGGCCGCCTGCACACGGCCGGCATCAAGCTCGACCCGGACATGGTCGATGAAGTCACCCGCATCCTGTCGACCATTCGCCAGGGCTGGAAAGGCGTCCAGGAACGCAATGGATAG
- a CDS encoding FliA/WhiG family RNA polymerase sigma factor — protein MTDYVDAAASEYGDVVASAGLSPQDESRHLVAYAPLVKRIVRQLGSQVSGALGREDMEQIGLMGLLEALRRYGTPDTGFSSYAALRVRGAILDELRRQDWRPRAVRQDSHRQRDALRALTRSLGREPTEQEAAGALGLSPDEYQQYLLAESAEEMLSFDEILQEAVGAAQHTPGPEDAYMVRRGLEQALARLNDKEQHVIQMIYEFELSYKEIAAVLDLSDARVCQLNKSALAKMKTALRRD, from the coding sequence ATGACCGATTACGTCGATGCCGCCGCCAGCGAATATGGCGACGTGGTGGCCAGCGCGGGCTTGTCGCCGCAGGACGAGTCGCGTCACCTGGTGGCGTATGCGCCGCTGGTCAAGCGCATCGTGCGCCAGCTCGGCAGCCAGGTCTCGGGCGCGCTGGGGCGCGAGGACATGGAACAGATCGGCCTGATGGGCCTGCTGGAAGCGCTGCGTCGCTATGGCACGCCGGACACCGGGTTTTCAAGCTACGCCGCGCTGCGCGTGCGCGGTGCAATCCTGGACGAATTGCGGCGCCAGGACTGGCGCCCGCGCGCCGTGCGCCAGGACAGCCACCGTCAGCGCGACGCCCTGCGCGCACTCACCCGCAGCCTGGGCCGCGAGCCGACCGAACAGGAAGCGGCAGGCGCACTGGGCCTGAGTCCGGATGAATATCAACAGTATCTGCTGGCCGAAAGCGCCGAAGAAATGCTCAGCTTCGACGAGATCCTGCAGGAAGCGGTCGGCGCCGCGCAGCACACGCCCGGCCCGGAAGACGCCTACATGGTGCGGCGCGGCCTGGAACAGGCGCTGGCCAGGCTGAACGACAAGGAACAGCACGTGATCCAGATGATCTACGAGTTCGAACTGAGTTACAAGGAAATCGCCGCCGTGCTCGACCTGTCCGACGCGCGCGTCTGCCAGCTCAACAAGAGCGCGCTGGCAAAAATGAAGACCGCGCTCCGGCGCGACTGA
- the fliG gene encoding flagellar motor switch protein FliG, which yields MAELNNIEDSDLEAGLTPVEQAAIVLLSIGEEQAAAVLRCLERDELMELTQVMSRMSGIKVDTVKSALQTFFDDYRQQSGLHGASRSYLKRSLDLALGSDIANSVLNSIYGDAIRPKMARLQYASPKWLAEFVSSEHVQMQAVFLAFLPPALASQILEALPVEGRELVLLNMARLDEINRDVLHELEELVGRCLAALDTQSASVEGVRQVADILNRLQDNRAGMVELLRAHDPEVVSQIEMSMYDFFILSRQTEPVISRLLDDVPLEQWAIALKGAEAPLRDTILAAMPRRQAQSFEDLMRRSGPVPMSRIEQTRREIMTTVKELADAGEIDIQLFAEATAE from the coding sequence ATGGCCGAACTGAATAACATCGAAGACAGCGACCTCGAGGCCGGCTTGACCCCGGTCGAGCAGGCGGCCATCGTGCTGCTGTCGATCGGCGAAGAACAGGCTGCGGCCGTGCTGCGTTGTCTCGAGCGCGACGAACTGATGGAACTGACCCAGGTCATGTCGCGCATGAGCGGCATCAAGGTCGACACCGTCAAATCGGCGCTGCAGACGTTCTTCGACGATTACCGCCAGCAAAGCGGCCTGCATGGCGCCTCGCGCAGCTACCTGAAGCGCTCGCTGGACCTGGCGCTGGGCAGCGACATCGCCAACAGCGTGCTCAATTCGATCTATGGCGATGCGATCCGCCCGAAAATGGCGCGCCTGCAGTACGCGTCGCCGAAGTGGCTGGCCGAATTCGTCTCGAGCGAGCATGTGCAGATGCAGGCCGTGTTCCTGGCCTTTTTGCCGCCTGCGCTGGCCTCGCAGATCCTCGAAGCGCTGCCGGTGGAAGGCCGTGAACTGGTACTGCTGAACATGGCGCGCCTGGACGAGATCAACCGCGACGTGCTGCACGAGCTCGAAGAGCTGGTGGGTCGCTGCCTGGCCGCGCTCGATACGCAAAGCGCCAGCGTCGAAGGCGTGCGTCAGGTCGCCGACATCCTCAACCGCCTGCAGGACAACCGCGCCGGCATGGTCGAACTGCTGCGCGCCCACGATCCCGAAGTCGTCTCGCAGATCGAGATGTCGATGTACGACTTCTTCATCCTGTCGCGCCAGACCGAACCGGTCATCTCGCGCCTGCTCGACGACGTGCCGCTGGAGCAGTGGGCGATCGCGCTGAAAGGCGCCGAAGCGCCGCTGCGCGACACCATCCTGGCCGCGATGCCGCGCCGCCAGGCACAAAGCTTCGAAGACCTGATGCGCCGCTCGGGCCCGGTGCCGATGTCGCGCATCGAGCAGACCCGCCGCGAAATCATGACCACGGTCAAGGAGCTGGCCGACGCTGGCGAGATCGACATCCAGCTGTTTGCCGAAGCGACCGCCGAATGA
- the fliI gene encoding flagellar protein export ATPase FliI: MTGLAHSLAHSLADSLRAVELGAVPVATPTGRLVGAQGLLLEASGCRLHTGQRCRIETVDGEWLDAQVVGFRDKVSYLMPFKKATGLATGARVLPAADKAELMIGPSWMGRMVNGLGEPIDGLGRLGGDQPLAPAPPRVNPLKKTPVDEPLDVGVRAINAMLTIGKGQRVGLMAGSGVGKSVLLGLITRQTVADVIVVGLIGERNREVREFVERSLGPEGLKRAVLVVAPADDSPLMRVMATELCHAVAAHFRDRGQNVLLLCDSLTRYAMALREVALSLGEPPATRGYPPSVFSNMPQLVESAGNGENPQGSMSAIYTVLAEGDDQQDPVVDSARAILDGHIVLTRELAERGHYPAIDIAQSISRCMAQVVTPEHTLAARKLKAALARHARVRDLIPLGAYVPGADPETDRAVALQPHIETFLCQGTREGAPIDHCIDALKAIMA; this comes from the coding sequence ATGACGGGGTTGGCGCACTCACTGGCCCATTCGCTGGCCGACTCGCTGCGCGCCGTCGAACTCGGCGCGGTGCCGGTGGCCACGCCCACCGGGCGCCTGGTCGGCGCCCAGGGACTGCTGCTGGAAGCGAGCGGCTGCCGCCTGCACACGGGCCAGCGCTGCCGCATCGAAACGGTCGATGGCGAGTGGCTCGATGCGCAGGTGGTCGGCTTTCGCGACAAGGTCTCGTACCTGATGCCGTTCAAGAAGGCGACCGGCCTGGCCACCGGCGCGCGCGTGCTGCCGGCGGCGGACAAGGCCGAGCTGATGATCGGCCCGAGCTGGATGGGCCGCATGGTCAACGGCCTGGGCGAGCCGATCGATGGCCTGGGCCGCCTGGGTGGCGACCAGCCGCTCGCCCCTGCCCCGCCGCGCGTGAATCCGCTGAAGAAAACCCCGGTGGACGAGCCGCTCGACGTCGGCGTGCGCGCCATCAACGCCATGCTCACCATCGGCAAGGGCCAGCGCGTTGGCCTGATGGCCGGTTCCGGCGTCGGCAAATCGGTGCTGCTGGGATTGATTACGCGCCAGACCGTGGCCGATGTGATCGTGGTCGGCCTGATCGGCGAGCGCAATCGCGAGGTGCGCGAATTCGTCGAGCGCTCGCTCGGGCCAGAAGGCCTGAAACGCGCCGTTCTCGTGGTCGCGCCGGCCGACGACAGCCCGTTGATGCGGGTCATGGCGACCGAGCTGTGCCATGCGGTGGCGGCGCATTTTCGCGACCGCGGCCAGAACGTGCTGCTGCTGTGCGATTCGCTGACGCGCTACGCGATGGCGCTGCGCGAAGTGGCGCTGTCGCTGGGCGAGCCGCCGGCCACGCGCGGCTATCCGCCATCGGTGTTTTCGAACATGCCGCAACTGGTCGAATCGGCCGGCAATGGCGAAAACCCGCAAGGCAGCATGAGCGCCATCTACACCGTGCTGGCCGAGGGCGACGACCAGCAGGATCCGGTGGTCGACTCGGCGCGCGCGATCCTCGATGGTCACATCGTGCTCACGCGCGAACTGGCCGAGCGCGGCCACTACCCGGCGATCGACATTGCGCAATCGATCTCGCGCTGCATGGCGCAGGTGGTCACGCCGGAGCACACGCTGGCCGCCCGCAAGCTCAAGGCGGCCCTGGCGCGCCATGCGCGCGTGCGCGACCTGATTCCGCTGGGCGCGTACGTGCCGGGCGCCGACCCGGAGACCGACCGCGCCGTAGCGCTGCAACCGCATATCGAGACGTTCCTGTGCCAGGGCACGCGCGAAGGCGCGCCCATCGACCATTGCATCGACGCCCTGAAAGCGATCATGGCATGA
- the flgN gene encoding flagellar export chaperone FlgN, with translation MATLTRTQANTLLADGVTQDVKEAANILMLLERQFDAAVRHRSAELSALADELTPLLDAMEARRQQRVNLVRALLGPQGTMAQYSATLAPAPRAAFEAAWQALEQTVRACKEATLRNGQLLAEQHGIMQRVLHGEEQLYAPR, from the coding sequence ATGGCCACCCTCACCCGCACCCAGGCCAACACGCTGCTTGCCGATGGCGTCACGCAGGATGTCAAGGAAGCAGCCAACATCCTGATGCTGCTCGAACGCCAGTTCGACGCCGCCGTGCGCCACCGCAGCGCCGAACTGAGCGCGCTGGCCGATGAACTCACCCCGCTGCTCGACGCCATGGAAGCGCGCCGCCAGCAGCGCGTGAATCTCGTGCGCGCACTGCTGGGTCCGCAGGGAACGATGGCGCAGTACAGCGCGACGCTGGCGCCCGCGCCGCGCGCCGCCTTCGAGGCGGCCTGGCAGGCGCTGGAGCAGACGGTGCGCGCCTGCAAGGAGGCGACGCTGCGCAACGGCCAGTTGCTGGCCGAACAGCACGGCATCATGCAGCGCGTGCTGCACGGCGAGGAGCAGTTGTATGCGCCACGTTGA
- a CDS encoding flagellar export protein FliJ — MTRSTTIRSLGTLVQLRSTQVERLEADLASQEATRVRYQNNLQRLTALTHGSGASGAALQINPAMALNCGAYKQGVMALADSHRVDLSLHQANMAVSQDRLRDAWVGRELLGKVLAREQSAQAAGQERATRKREDDIATQSWLAGRA, encoded by the coding sequence ATGACACGTTCGACGACCATCCGCAGCCTGGGCACCCTGGTGCAACTGCGTTCGACCCAGGTCGAACGGCTGGAAGCCGATCTGGCGAGCCAGGAAGCCACCCGGGTGCGCTACCAGAACAATCTGCAACGCCTGACGGCGCTGACACACGGCAGCGGCGCATCGGGCGCGGCGCTGCAGATCAATCCTGCGATGGCGCTGAACTGCGGCGCCTACAAGCAGGGCGTGATGGCGCTGGCCGACAGCCACCGGGTCGACCTGTCGCTGCACCAGGCGAACATGGCGGTGTCGCAGGACCGGCTCAGGGATGCCTGGGTCGGACGCGAACTGCTGGGCAAGGTACTGGCGCGCGAACAGAGTGCGCAGGCCGCCGGGCAGGAGCGCGCCACCCGCAAGCGCGAAGACGATATCGCCACCCAATCCTGGCTGGCCGGGCGGGCCTGA
- a CDS encoding flagellar assembly protein H, with amino-acid sequence MKPFRTYHFPPLHQFSAARPAGASAGAAGGNAADEWQSALADGYRQGQRDGYEAGLDQGRADGIAAGKIEGLERGIDEGRAMALESFEQLAKPVDAMLKSLKKLKTDLRTAQRTEVVELVGKIARQVIRAELALQPVQLLSLVEEALTVMPPSRDQVEVFMNPEELRRVLELDPKRAKKWTILPDPALEAGECRVRSGDHEVDAGCQGRLAAVMEQVQNQLLGEGERA; translated from the coding sequence ATGAAACCGTTTCGCACTTACCACTTTCCGCCGCTGCACCAGTTCAGCGCGGCGCGCCCTGCCGGCGCGTCCGCCGGGGCGGCCGGTGGCAATGCCGCCGACGAGTGGCAAAGCGCGCTGGCCGACGGTTATCGCCAGGGCCAGCGTGACGGCTACGAGGCGGGGCTGGACCAGGGTCGCGCCGACGGCATTGCCGCAGGCAAGATCGAAGGCCTCGAACGGGGCATCGACGAAGGCCGCGCGATGGCGCTCGAGAGCTTCGAACAGCTGGCCAAACCGGTCGATGCGATGCTCAAGAGCCTCAAGAAACTCAAGACCGACCTGCGCACCGCGCAGCGCACCGAAGTGGTCGAGCTGGTAGGCAAGATCGCGCGCCAGGTGATCCGCGCCGAGCTGGCGCTGCAACCGGTGCAGCTGCTCTCGCTGGTCGAGGAAGCGCTGACCGTGATGCCGCCGTCGCGCGACCAGGTCGAAGTGTTCATGAATCCGGAAGAACTGCGCCGCGTGCTGGAGCTCGATCCGAAGCGCGCCAAGAAATGGACGATCCTGCCCGACCCGGCGCTCGAAGCCGGCGAATGCCGCGTGCGTTCGGGCGACCATGAAGTCGATGCCGGTTGCCAGGGGCGCCTCGCGGCCGTGATGGAACAGGTCCAGAACCAGTTGCTCGGTGAAGGGGAACGGGCATGA
- a CDS encoding flagellar hook-length control protein FliK produces the protein MNTATRAAGSVAGNPAPATAPDTLAPPAGAAGADTPAQAPATPPAAAMPFGHWIAREQALPETAAAPQGDTVTAPDADAGDAKAAPEEEHAPDVLLAAMAPLVAPAALPAMMLAMQGAKPGVAGDGAAAPSDDGVGQAGGARATLAAANVLTAAAPPILPSAVQAAGMPAAATGPGPGDAQPVTAQSNAMPAAAPVSGEAAAEASAEVASVTTAPGVSAATPPAGARGADSIVLAGPPTAWRQNLHEALGERLQLQLGRNIDQATIRLEPPMLGRINIAIRHSGGNLEIHIAASNSDVLRQLNAVSDSLRSDLAGRQYNSVSVNVSDVPRMQASAQTGGQTPGQGQADAQGRSRQEQEQARTPGRALHDETAAGATLFSMN, from the coding sequence ATGAATACTGCGACGCGCGCGGCCGGCAGCGTGGCCGGCAATCCCGCGCCGGCAACGGCGCCCGATACGCTGGCGCCGCCTGCCGGCGCAGCCGGGGCTGACACGCCGGCCCAGGCGCCTGCGACGCCGCCAGCGGCGGCCATGCCCTTCGGTCACTGGATCGCACGGGAGCAAGCGTTGCCCGAGACCGCCGCTGCGCCGCAGGGCGATACCGTGACAGCGCCGGACGCCGACGCCGGCGACGCCAAGGCAGCGCCCGAAGAAGAGCACGCGCCTGACGTCCTGCTGGCCGCGATGGCGCCGCTGGTGGCGCCGGCCGCACTGCCAGCGATGATGCTGGCGATGCAGGGTGCGAAGCCCGGCGTTGCCGGTGATGGCGCTGCTGCGCCCTCCGATGATGGCGTGGGCCAGGCGGGCGGTGCACGCGCCACACTGGCAGCGGCCAATGTGCTGACCGCCGCAGCGCCGCCGATCCTGCCATCTGCCGTGCAGGCCGCGGGCATGCCGGCAGCAGCAACCGGGCCTGGCCCGGGCGACGCCCAGCCGGTGACGGCGCAGTCGAACGCCATGCCTGCCGCCGCGCCGGTGTCGGGTGAGGCCGCGGCCGAGGCCAGCGCCGAGGTCGCCAGCGTCACGACGGCGCCGGGCGTGAGCGCCGCCACGCCGCCGGCGGGCGCGCGCGGCGCCGACAGCATCGTGCTGGCCGGCCCGCCGACCGCATGGCGCCAGAACCTGCACGAAGCGCTGGGCGAGCGCCTGCAGCTCCAGCTTGGCCGCAACATCGACCAGGCCACGATCCGCCTCGAGCCGCCGATGCTCGGCCGCATCAACATCGCCATTCGCCACAGCGGTGGCAACCTGGAGATCCATATCGCCGCCTCCAACAGCGACGTCTTGCGCCAGCTGAACGCCGTCAGCGACAGCCTGCGCAGCGACCTCGCGGGGCGCCAGTACAACAGTGTCTCGGTCAACGTCAGCGACGTGCCGCGCATGCAGGCCAGCGCCCAGACCGGCGGCCAGACGCCGGGCCAGGGCCAGGCCGATGCCCAGGGTCGTTCGCGCCAGGAACAGGAACAGGCGCGCACCCCTGGCCGCGCGCTGCACGACGAAACCGCTGCCGGCGCCACGCTTTTCTCGATGAACTGA
- the motA gene encoding flagellar motor stator protein MotA — MQQLLGIAIVLGAVFGGFTLMGGTFTSIFHPIELLIIGGAALGALVLGNPRHVLAELGHQLKKVAARKKHDSEFQRQLLLLMYELLQTAAGGLKALDAHVEAPAESPLFQRYPAILDETKLLAFIVDNFRLMAMGKINAHELEGVLEQELEAIHEELTQPAKSLQKIAEAMPGFGILAAVLGIVMAMYSVSGGADSGEIAEKIGAAMVGTFIGIFACYGVLEPLANLMKQRVNSDASTMETVKVVLCTHVAGKPALLAIDAGRRLIQLNTKPSFAQLEQWINAMGGEDESQNKRRRAADRMTG; from the coding sequence ATGCAGCAATTACTCGGTATCGCCATCGTGCTTGGCGCCGTCTTCGGGGGCTTTACCCTGATGGGCGGCACCTTTACCTCGATCTTCCACCCGATCGAGCTGTTGATCATCGGCGGCGCCGCGCTGGGCGCGCTGGTGCTCGGCAACCCGAGGCACGTCCTGGCCGAACTGGGCCACCAGCTCAAGAAGGTGGCGGCGCGCAAGAAGCACGACTCGGAATTCCAGCGCCAGCTGCTGCTCCTGATGTACGAGCTGCTGCAGACTGCCGCCGGTGGCCTGAAGGCACTCGACGCGCACGTCGAGGCGCCCGCCGAAAGTCCGCTGTTCCAGCGCTATCCGGCGATCCTGGACGAAACCAAGCTGCTGGCATTCATCGTCGATAACTTCCGCCTGATGGCAATGGGCAAGATCAACGCGCACGAGCTCGAAGGCGTGCTCGAACAGGAACTCGAAGCCATCCACGAAGAGCTGACGCAACCGGCCAAGTCGCTGCAGAAGATCGCCGAGGCGATGCCGGGCTTCGGCATCCTGGCGGCCGTGCTGGGCATCGTGATGGCGATGTACTCGGTCTCGGGCGGCGCCGATTCGGGCGAGATCGCCGAAAAGATCGGCGCGGCCATGGTCGGTACGTTCATCGGCATCTTCGCCTGCTACGGCGTGCTCGAGCCGCTGGCCAACCTGATGAAACAGCGGGTCAACTCGGACGCCTCGACGATGGAAACCGTCAAGGTCGTGCTGTGCACCCACGTGGCCGGCAAGCCTGCCCTGCTGGCGATCGACGCCGGGCGTCGCCTGATCCAGCTGAATACCAAGCCCAGCTTTGCCCAGCTCGAACAGTGGATCAATGCGATGGGCGGCGAAGACGAATCGCAGAACAAGCGCCGGCGCGCCGCCGACCGCATGACGGGGTAA
- a CDS encoding flagellar basal body-associated FliL family protein, with protein sequence MKSKLIIAIAAVAVLAAAAAGGAMWYTSTTAGAAVAAKPAPETKLTKYVTLDKVIVMLRRAPAEQATHYLSVDLVLATTAADEKATKEQLPLLRSIVVSALSARTMTEASAMTVDQYAAELNKVFNANYAKENHIKPFSEVMVGKLIIE encoded by the coding sequence ATGAAATCAAAACTGATCATCGCCATTGCCGCAGTCGCCGTCCTGGCGGCCGCCGCCGCCGGTGGCGCCATGTGGTACACGAGCACGACCGCAGGCGCCGCCGTGGCCGCCAAGCCGGCGCCCGAGACCAAGCTGACCAAGTACGTCACGCTGGACAAGGTCATCGTCATGCTGCGCCGCGCGCCGGCCGAGCAGGCCACCCATTACCTGTCGGTCGACCTGGTGCTGGCCACCACGGCAGCGGACGAAAAGGCCACCAAGGAACAGTTGCCGCTGCTGCGCAGCATCGTGGTGTCCGCCCTGTCGGCCCGCACGATGACCGAAGCGTCCGCCATGACGGTGGACCAGTACGCGGCCGAGCTGAACAAGGTCTTCAACGCCAACTATGCGAAGGAAAACCACATCAAGCCGTTTTCCGAAGTCATGGTCGGCAAGCTGATCATCGAGTGA
- the fliD gene encoding flagellar filament capping protein FliD, whose translation MATAITSPVYDPVPTATNLADKYVAPRQQILTTQLAAATAAERGLTEMNSALLAFQTSLAALTGANKKVFAQSAVFGDTTIGSATASSKAAAGTYAFFVKQIATASQVSLTGLTDSTGVAGTLKLNMGGALAFDVDMAAANTDGGALSTRELAAAINGAAGNGGKVTASIVTTGGTAELVLTARDTGLNSAITLDTSGITGTSSLVDANADPARRRVLVEAQDAEIRVGAENGTAITQASNTFTAVDGVSMTFTRAQTTGAAPVTLTVSADTKTTTANVQAFVDAYNKLKTTLSKLTASGDAAKGVAGGAFAHDSGVRALGDRLGSLLRPASGDSLAAYGIISTRSGTLELDAARLTSQLAVNPTGLDALIGAPSSSAPTGIAGALDTYLKTWSSSVDGQIRQRREQTTTQQSRLSDRQASLDGQHEAAYQRYLRQFTQLQTMQSVMNNNVSLFDALFSNDK comes from the coding sequence ATGGCAACGGCAATCACCTCACCGGTCTACGATCCCGTCCCGACCGCGACGAATCTGGCGGACAAGTACGTCGCGCCGCGCCAGCAGATCCTGACGACGCAGCTGGCCGCCGCCACGGCCGCCGAGCGCGGTCTGACCGAGATGAATTCGGCGTTGCTGGCGTTTCAGACCAGCCTGGCGGCGCTCACGGGCGCAAACAAGAAGGTGTTCGCCCAGTCCGCCGTGTTTGGCGACACCACGATCGGCAGCGCCACGGCCAGCAGCAAGGCCGCCGCCGGCACGTATGCGTTCTTCGTCAAGCAGATCGCCACGGCCAGCCAGGTCTCGCTCACGGGCCTGACCGACAGCACCGGCGTGGCGGGCACGCTCAAACTGAACATGGGCGGGGCCCTCGCCTTCGACGTCGACATGGCCGCGGCCAACACCGACGGCGGCGCGCTGAGCACGCGCGAACTGGCCGCCGCCATCAATGGCGCAGCCGGCAACGGGGGCAAGGTCACGGCCTCGATCGTCACCACCGGCGGTACGGCGGAGCTGGTGCTCACCGCCCGGGATACCGGCCTGAACTCGGCCATCACGCTCGATACGAGCGGCATCACCGGTACGTCCAGCCTGGTTGACGCCAATGCCGATCCGGCGCGGCGCCGGGTGCTGGTCGAGGCCCAGGATGCCGAAATCCGCGTCGGCGCCGAGAACGGCACCGCGATCACGCAGGCCAGCAACACGTTCACCGCCGTCGATGGCGTCAGCATGACGTTCACCCGAGCCCAGACGACCGGCGCGGCGCCCGTCACGCTGACCGTGTCGGCCGACACCAAGACCACCACGGCCAACGTGCAGGCGTTCGTCGACGCCTACAACAAGCTCAAGACCACGCTGAGCAAGCTGACCGCCAGCGGCGATGCTGCCAAGGGCGTGGCCGGGGGCGCGTTCGCGCATGACAGTGGCGTGCGCGCGCTGGGCGACCGGCTCGGGTCGCTGCTGCGGCCCGCCAGTGGCGATTCGCTCGCGGCCTACGGCATCATTTCCACCCGCAGCGGCACGCTCGAACTGGATGCGGCGCGCCTGACCAGCCAGCTGGCCGTCAATCCGACCGGCCTGGACGCGCTGATCGGCGCGCCAAGTTCATCGGCCCCGACCGGCATCGCCGGTGCGCTCGACACCTACCTGAAAACCTGGAGCAGCAGCGTCGACGGCCAGATCAGGCAGCGCCGTGAACAGACCACCACCCAGCAATCGCGCCTGAGCGACCGCCAGGCTTCGCTCGACGGGCAGCATGAAGCCGCCTACCAGCGCTACCTGCGCCAATTCACGCAGCTGCAGACGATGCAGTCCGTGATGAACAACAACGTATCCCTGTTCGATGCCCTGTTCAGCAACGACAAATAA